Part of the Catharus ustulatus isolate bCatUst1 chromosome 18, bCatUst1.pri.v2, whole genome shotgun sequence genome is shown below.
AAGCAAGTGTCATTGTGTCACCAGAGGGTGACACCATCCCACAGCATTGCTGTGCCCTAGCCACTGCAGCTGTGGTAGTGCTGGTAATGCAGGGCAGACCTGGTGAAAGCAACCCAAGGGGGCTGAaaattctgctgggctttggCTGTCTCAGCTCCTTGATTCAGTGACCTGTGCAGCTCCTGAACTCTTAAGCGGTGTCCCAGGAACACGTGTTTGGCTTCAGCCATCCACAGACCTGGACCAAAAGTGCCTGCCCATAGCTCCATGTATGCAGAAGTGATATGGAGAGGGGATACAACCCGAGGATTAAGTTCCCTGTTCAAGTGCAAGGTGACTAACATGAGAGCTATGACTCCATGTCAGTGCCATGTTCACCTGGGAGCTGGTGGAAGGTGAGTGAGGGGTGGCAGGAAGGGACAAGTCCTGTTTATTCCTTCTTTTGCCTATAGTTTGGGCTGTTGAGGAGAAGAGCAAGGTCTCCTCCACATAAGGAGATCGATCCAGTGTGGATAAAGGTGAATGCATTCAGGTGGGAGCCCTCGAGGGTTGCACTGGGCTCTGAGTTGTGGATGCAACTTGAGGGTGACAGTTGGGGTGATGACTGGTGAGCCCATGAAAATGTCAGCTTAAGTGCCCAGGAGCCATCAGAAAAGTAGATGAGACATGAGAAGGggatcagagaagaaaatgagaaacatgTTGCTGCTGCGAACCACTTAAATGCATATCTCTTCACCCTGACAAAGGCATGGTAGGGAAGGAACAAGCTATGCAaaggccctggggacaccagggatcTGGAACACcttccagctgagctggagccctTTATCTTTTTGTCAAAGAGCACAAGAGGGGGCAGGGTGGAGATAAAAATGTGACTGACATGGTGAGGGACTTCACTCTAGAAATACAGGAGCACCAACATTGCAGGACACCTGTAACAGGCAGGTTTCGATAGGATGGGTGACTGCTTGGGAAACTCCTGCCCCAGGGGGCTGGAGAAGCAGGTTTGTGGTGGTTCAAGAGGAGGTGAAACACTTCTGGAAAACAAACCTTTTGTCTTAGAGATGGATAGAGGTGATTCCCCTTCACTGCCCTTCAGAGCTAGGTGGAAGCACCACAGGCTTTTGCTCAGGCTTTGTGCTCCTAGCTAGGCAGAAGGACTGTGATCTAGAGGGGCCTGTTCAGGAGCTCCCCCTTCCGCAGCTTTCCCCACACCTCAGTTTCTCTATGACAAACACCTGAGCATAGAGGATGTGCCTGCCcttcaggcagcagctccagaacaGAGTGAGTAGAGGCAAAGGTGCAGGATCTCAGCCCTTTGCTCCATCCAAAACTGCACCCagtggatgggatttgggataacTACtccatcacagaatcacagagtagtTTGGGTTAGAAGAGACCTTGGGTTACAAGCTCATGAGCAGGAACACTCATCCtaggtggctccaagccctgtccaacctggccttggacacctccagggatccaggggcagccacagcttctttggacaacctgtgccatggcctcaccaccctcatagctgagaattccttcccaacatcccactTAACCCTGCCCTGCGTCAGTGGGAAGCCATTGTCCCTTGTTGCTCCAGGTCCTTGTCCCAAGTGCCTCTGCAGGTCTCTTAGAACCCCTTTAAGCATGGGAAGGGACTCTAAGGCcttcctggagccttctcttctccaggctgaacaccctcagctctcccagcctgtctccagagcagcccagggttCCAGTCTTTGGAATATCTCCATGACCACGCCGTATCCCGTTTCCATGCAACTCCAGCCGCGCGCACGCTCCCGGGGGGATGCCCACCCGGGGATCGTGGGGACCCCGCGCGTCTGCCCCTCCCAGAGGCTGGAGGTGCAACCCCGGCACTCCCCAACCTCTGCTCGCCGCTCCGGGGAGACACCCCTGGGGATggggcccggcccccgcccggcccccgcccggcccccgcccggcccccgcccggcccccgcccggcccccgcccggcccccgcccggcccccgcccggcccccgccctTCCGCCTGAGCCCGGGAGGcggagccgggcggcggcggcggcgcggagcAGGTGAGGCCGGGGCCGGTGCGGGGCCCCCGGCCACCCTCGCAGGTGAGCGACAACCCCTAGGCCGGGAGCCGGGCTGAGACCGGCACTGTTGGGAGCGTCCCGGGGGAGCGCGGCCGGGATTGGGGCCGGGGTTCGGCGCCGCCCGGAACCGGCATCGTGACGGGACTGAGCAGGGGCGAAACtatcccctctccctgcccaggatGAATCCGGAATCCCCACACACCCTCCTCGGTCAGGGGGTCCCCACCTTCGGCCTCTCTCCGAACTCCGGGGATGCTCCGTGTCCGGTGGGCACCGAGCTCCGCATCCTCCCAGCTGCGCCTGTTGCGTTCCTGGGGTTTGAGGACCCCGGTACTGCCAACGCCTCCAGGCGCGGAGACTtggatgtgcagggatgggagTCTCAGCCAGCACGGGTTGTGCACGTTGTCCTCATGGGCCGTTATCAGCCCTGTCATTCCGTCATCTCCCAGTGGGCTTTCCAGGACCTTTTGGCCTCTGCGAGGGGgaccctggagcagggctgggtcccAGCAAGACATGTTGTTCCATGTAGGTGTGGGGCTTCTGGCACAGGAAGGAGGGTAACTGAGAGGGGACAGTGTCCCCAAAGTCACCAGTCACcccatggagcagctgggaaacaGCACCTGAAGGTCCCTAGAGCTCTGTCCTCCCAGTCATGGTGGCAGCTGCTGTTTCATGGTGTGCTGGGTGTTTCTTGGTCTGTCTGAGGACTCCcatgggagctgctctggactTCGCTGCAGCCTCTGCATCATGCCTGAGCTTTCCCAGGGGAAGCAGAAGGGTCCTGGGAGCTGCACGCCCCTGTGGTGGggtcctggcacagcagggtgaAGTTCAGGTAGATTTTGGATAAGCTGGAGAGGAGGCAGCAAGGAAACCTTCATCAGGGCCAGAGCAGACTAGTTTGGGCTTTAACGGGGAGATGCTGCCCAGGGAGTGCTGTGGTTTGCCTGCCACCTGGCACACTGcacatgtccctgtcctgtgccacccctggaGGAGGACACACAGTGTTGAGCACTATGCTGGCTGATGCTGGCTGAGGAGCCAGGGACACCTGGAATGTGTCCTGGTGGCATttccaccctgtccccagcacctgaTACCTCACTGCCAAGGGAATATTTACCCTTTCCTGCCCCTCTACCAGGTCTCCAGGCAGGATCTCACTGCTGAGGACCCCTCACTCTGCTGAGGGCTGGGCCCACTGCCTCCAGGATGGCGAGATGGCTGCCCCGCTCCACCGACCTGACCCGCTTCTGCCAGAAGCTCAACCGGGTGAAGACTCTGGAGGATGACATGATGGAGACATCTTTTAACAGATGTCTTTCCACCATCGATTTGACGCTACTAGGCATCGGGGGCATGGTAGGCTCTGGGCTGTATGTCCTCACAGGCACTGTGGCCAAGGAGATCGCTGGCCCTGCCGTCATCGTCTCCTTCATCATCGCTGGCTTTGCctctctcctggctgctctctgctatGCTGAGTTTGGAGCCCGTGTGCCCAAGACAGGCTCTGCCTACATGTTCACCTATGTGTCTGTGGGTGAAATCTGGGCTTTCCTCATTGGCTGGAATGTGCTGCTGGAGTACATGATCGGGGGGGCTGCGGTGGCTAGGGCCTGGAGTGGCTATTTGGACTCCATCTTTAACCACAAGGTCAAGAACTTCACCGAGACCCATGTGGGTACCTGGCAGGTGCCATTCCTGGCCCGCTATCCAGacttcctggcagctgccatCCTGCTGGTAGCCACCGCCTTCATCTCCTTTGGGGCCAAAGTGTCCTCCTGGCTCAACCATGTCTTCTCAGCCATCAGCATGGGCGtcatcctcttcatcctcatTATGGGCTTTGTCCTTGCACAGCCCAAGAACTGGAGCACCCAGGAGGGTGGCTTTGCCCCATATGGGCTGTCAGGCATCATGGCTGGCACAGCTACCTGCTTCTATGCCTTTGTGGGCTTTGACGTCATCGCAGCCTCCAGCGAAGAGGCCAGGAACCCGCAGAGGGCTGTCCCCCGGGCTATTGCTTTCTCCTTGGGGCTGGCCACTGGCGCCTACATCCTGGTATCAGTTGTGCTGACGCTGATGGTGCCCTGGCACACACTGGACCCTGACTCTGCCCTGGCTGATGCATTCTACAGGAGGGGCTACGCCTGGGCAGGGTTTCTGGTGGCTGCTGGCTCCATCTGTGGTGAGTACAGGCAGAGGCGGGAGGGAGCTGCCCACCCCCCTTGCTTTGGGGGCTGGGAACAATCCCCAGTTTGGGTTTGGGTCTGATAGAGTCTTCCTTCTTCTATCTGTCCCTCAGCAATGAACACAGTTCTGTTGAGCAATCTCTTCTCTCTGCCACGCATTGTCTATGCCATGGCCGAGGATGGGCTCTTCTTTCAGGTCTTCTCCAGAGTCCACCCGCGCACACAGGTGCCCGTCATCGGCATCGTGGTATTCGGGCTGCTtatggccctgctggcccttgTCTTTGACTTGGAGGCCCTGGTGCAGTTCCTGTCCATCGGCACACTGCTGGCCTACACCTTTGTGGCCGCCAGCATCATAGTTCTGCgcttccagcagcagaagggagatGTCCCTGCACCAGCAGCCAGCGGCCAGCATAACCCAGAGCCCCATGAGGGCCCATCCAGGGGTGAGCTGAAGGAGTATGAGTCCTTCTCCGACAAGCTGCAGCTGGTGGACAGGGACAAGAGCAAAGAGCAGCgggagccagggcagctgaAGGCAGCATTTGAGCCCTACCTGGAGTTCCTCAGTGACTTCTACCCAGGTGAGGTGGTCACGGTGGCCGTGGTGACCCTGATGGTGTCTGCCATCTGCCTCTGCTCCATCTTGGTGTTTGGCAACACTCACCTCCACCTGCCCACCTGGAGCTACTCTCTGCTGTTGGTCCTCTTCAGTCTGGGCTTCCTGCTCAGCCTCCTCCTCATCTGGGCacatgagcagcagcacagcacccagacCTTCCAGGTATGCCCAGGGCCCAGGTAGGGAATCCCTCTGCCGGGGAGAGGGGAGGTGGGAGAAGCTCTGATGGACCCGCAGGGCTTCCAGGCACAGCACTTTGCTGAAAGTCCCATGTCtgctgaaggaggaggagggaggggaggaggaagagggtgTTTGTGGACACTGGGTGTGGGGCGTGTTGGTGCCTCTACTGTTACTCTGTGTGGCCACTGGTCCCCAGGAAGGGACATCCCTAGCAGTTCTGTGTCCATCTGACCCAGGGATTGTTCATGTCCAGCTTGGGCTCCCTTCTCTGCATCCCCACAAttcttctgctcctctcctgcctcagctcctTACTTTGGCTGCCCTTCAGCTATTTGATGGAGCTCATTTTCAGCCTCCAAACCACTTCTATGCCTCTTGtgctcctcctctcctgttttCAGCCCACCTGAGCCCTGATGTAGTCAGTATGGCTTTATAACACCAGTGGAGATACCACTTCCCTGCCatgcccctgccctggctcctctgGCAAGGACCACATTGGCTCAAGATCATGCCAGGAGGTTTTTTGGTCCTTGTGATGATGCCTGGCTCCCAGATCAAGGCTCCATTGctccttttccttaaaaaaagtTCCACTTCTAGAAATCCTAAGGTGACAGTCCCTTTGTCCCACACATTTGCCATTGCTGTCTTTTGTCCCTATGATTTTAAAGATGGAGAATGTGGTCCTGCAGGTCTCACCCTCGCCAgctccttttctcctgcagaTCCCCTTGGTACCTCTATCCCCTGCGCTGAGCATCATCCTCAACATCTACCTGATGCTGAAACTCAGTTACATGACATGGCTCCGCTTTGCCATCTGGCTCCTCTTAGGTGAGTGCTCCCatggctgctctgggaaggggGAACAGGGTTTGTCTTGGCGCTCTCCAGCTGCCttggcagctcctctcccctgcTTATGGATCTGTAAAGCCTATCATGCCCCTTTTTGCCTCCAGTTCCCCTTAGGAGATGCAAGCCGAGGTCTCCCAGCATGTCCTGAGCCTCTCTGTTTCCCAGAGTGTTACAACTTGTTCCTGTTAAAGTTCAGATCCTCCTCAAAGCCCTGGGCCAGAATCACCCCTTGCTCCTGAGGCAGCTCTCTGGGGCTCAGGAagtccttccctttcccagcgGCTGAGGGTACTCCCCTTGCTCTTAAAATGCTGCAGGACCCTCTTCCTCCTGCAAGCAGCTCAGTTAAGCCCCCATGGTGGTTTAGCTTTTTGCTCCATTGGGTTGCTGGCCACATCCGTGCCACATTCCACTGTGATGCCAGCCATGATGGTGCtagcagccaggctgtgctggagcctctgctgtccctgtccctgctgcaggtctGCTCGTCTACTTTGGCTATGGCATTTGGCACAGCAAGGAGAACCTGCGGGAACCACGGCCCCAGCGTGTCAGCGCCCGCTACGTGGTGTTCCCAGgtggcagcctggaggagagggtGCAGGcagtccagcccagctcccagcctgccaCCGGGCTGCCAGACACTGACACCGATGACTGCAAGAGATGACACCACTGGCAACGGGGGCACCTGGAGATGGGAGCGTCGGAATCTCCTCCT
Proteins encoded:
- the SLC7A4 gene encoding cationic amino acid transporter 4, which encodes MARWLPRSTDLTRFCQKLNRVKTLEDDMMETSFNRCLSTIDLTLLGIGGMVGSGLYVLTGTVAKEIAGPAVIVSFIIAGFASLLAALCYAEFGARVPKTGSAYMFTYVSVGEIWAFLIGWNVLLEYMIGGAAVARAWSGYLDSIFNHKVKNFTETHVGTWQVPFLARYPDFLAAAILLVATAFISFGAKVSSWLNHVFSAISMGVILFILIMGFVLAQPKNWSTQEGGFAPYGLSGIMAGTATCFYAFVGFDVIAASSEEARNPQRAVPRAIAFSLGLATGAYILVSVVLTLMVPWHTLDPDSALADAFYRRGYAWAGFLVAAGSICAMNTVLLSNLFSLPRIVYAMAEDGLFFQVFSRVHPRTQVPVIGIVVFGLLMALLALVFDLEALVQFLSIGTLLAYTFVAASIIVLRFQQQKGDVPAPAASGQHNPEPHEGPSRGELKEYESFSDKLQLVDRDKSKEQREPGQLKAAFEPYLEFLSDFYPGEVVTVAVVTLMVSAICLCSILVFGNTHLHLPTWSYSLLLVLFSLGFLLSLLLIWAHEQQHSTQTFQIPLVPLSPALSIILNIYLMLKLSYMTWLRFAIWLLLGLLVYFGYGIWHSKENLREPRPQRVSARYVVFPGGSLEERVQAVQPSSQPATGLPDTDTDDCKR